One Orcinus orca chromosome 8, mOrcOrc1.1, whole genome shotgun sequence genomic window, gacatatatacactaatatgtataaaatagataataagaacctgctgtataaaaaaaataaataaaacttaaatgatTAAAAGGAATCTGTGTAAAGCTCttagctggcacatagtagattccCGATGAACAACTACTTAGCAGCTCTCATTAGCCCCTCTTGGTGCTTACAGCCCCTGGGGAAGAGGAGACTCGGTTATCAAGAGACTGAAAAGAATGAGGGTCCTTTTAAAAAGAGTGGCCTGGTCCCAGAGGCTCAGGGGAGGAAAGGCCACTTATAGCTGCGGAATGAAAGAAAGCTTCCAGGAACGGCCGGGGTCGGGTGGGGAATCTTAGCTGAgcctgggagaggaggagggttAAGGTTTGTAGAAGGACGAGAAGGGCATTCCGAGAGGAATCATAGGAGGCAAAAGCTGGGTGCGAGGAGGAAATATGACTCATCCAAGCTTACTAAAGCGGGGAACCGGTCGGGGCGCAGAGGTCCCAAAACGCAGCCTGAGGGTGCCCCTGCGCTGCCATGCCCTCGGCCAGGCTCCTACCACTGGGCCAGCAGCACAGAGTCCACCTCACTGCTCTCTCTACCCTCCTCAGATCAGCCCCGAGGAGGAGGAACGCCGTCGAGTGAGGCGCGAGAGGAACAAGCTAGCCGCGGCCAAGTGCAGGAACCGGAGGAAAGAACTGACCGACTTCCTGCAGGCGGTGAGCATCGGCGAGTGCGGAGGGTGCCCAGGTCCCGGCCCACCCAACCTCAGAAGGCCCCCAGTTCCCAAGAGCCCGCGGGGCCGCAGGGGGCGCCGGTATATGaagtcccctgccccacccccggcTCCCTGTCGGAGGCGCACTCCGACgaggaaaatgtgattaaaaattaatTGCAGCGCGTCTCTCTCTGAACAGAGAAGAGCTGAAGCTGGGACCGACAATGTCCTTCGAAGATGCCCCCCGAGCCTGATGGGAGTCGTGCCCATTTTCTCCCATCGACTCATGGGAGTTGTAGTCCAGACTTGCTGGAGACTCcccactcccccccgccccctcgcCACCACCACCCACCTTCCGCGCCCCAACCTTCCAATCACTACCACAGTGGGAGGCTCCGCGGTATTCAGCCCTCATCCTCCTGACTCCTCTCCTGATCGTCCACAGGAGACCGACAAACTGGAGGACGAGAAATCCGGGCTGCAGCGAGAGATTGAGGAGCTGCAGAAACAGAAGGAGCGCCTGGAGCTGGTGCTGGAAGCCCACCGCCCCATCTGCAAAATCCCGGAAGGGGCCAAGGAGAGCGAAACCAGCGGCACAGGCGGTACCAGTGGCACCAGCAGCCCACCAGCCCCCTCCCGCTCTGTGCCTCGTATCTCCCTTTCCCCAGGGCCTGTGCTTGAACCCGAAGCATTGCACACTCCCACGCTCATGACCACACCCTCCCTGACTCCTTTCACCCCCAGTCTGGTCTTCACCTACCCCAGCACACCGGAGCCCTGTGCCTCAGCCCACCGCAGGAGTAGCAGCAGCAGTGGGGACCCCTCTTCTGACCCCCTTGGCTCCCCAACCCTCCTGGCCTTATGAGGCACTCCAGCCCCCACTCCCTGCGGGTGCTACCCTCACCAATATTTCCCTGCCCATTGGTCCAGCTGGCCTGGACCATATCTCATGTCCAACCCCAGCAGATTCTTCTCCATCCCTCCAGATGAGACTGGGCATATTTTGCTTCCTGGTAGTGCCAGCTTGGGGCTACCAAAGCTGCCCACTCTTTCTCTAGAGCTGGTCTCTCTAGCACAATTTGCACTAAGTCAGAGACAAAGTGGTTCCTGTTTGTTGGAGAAAATTCCGGGCAGCTCCCAAGGGACTTTGTAGATTCTCAGAGGTCCTCTAGAGCCCTAAACCCCTGCAGATCACCCCTATAGTCACCATCACCCTCTTCCTGTGATTCACCCAACCCTACCCCTGACAGGAGGTGATGCTCTACCCGCCGAGAACACTAACTCACCCAGCCCCACTGCCAGCAGCACCAGGTTATTGAACCAGGACACTCTGCCAGCCCCTCATAAGTGGAACAGCTCAGGAGGTGCCAGAGGTTTCTATGATGAGCTGACCTGCAGCCCCAGCTCTGAGAAGACTTTAGCTCCAAGCCTCCACAGCGTGGGCAGCTGCTATTTATTTTCCTAAAGAGAGTATTTTTATACAAACCTGCCAAAACGGAATAAAAGGCTTGCAGCTCTAGCCTGCTCTCATTGGACCCAGAGGCTAAAGGGAGAAGATTTGGAGCCAGAAGCCCTAGGCTCCCATTTCAGCTCCACCAATTCACtacatgaccttggacaaattctttgatatttcTGGACCTTGATTTTCTTATCTGACAAGTGAGGCTACGTCTGTTCTGCCTCAGCTCCAGGACTGAGAGGAGGCACAGAAGTGCTATGAGGTGCCAAGCCAAGAGGATTAccatcctcctcctggtgggGGCCCACAGTACTCCCACAGGAGGGCACTGTTATGCCCCTTCCAGCCTCCCGGGAGGCGGCTGAGTGGGTTTCAGGCCCCCAACACCTGCTTCCTGCCCCATTGTCTTGGACAGGAAGGAGCCGGGAAGGGAGCTGGAGCCACTTCAGGGGCTGGATTACGGCCTGTCCTGGGGCCTGATGGGGGGAGCCAGTGGCTTACCACGGTCCCACATCCCGCCCCAGGATGCAAGTAATGGGGGAGTCAGACACCTTAGTTCTGCAGTCCCTCCAGATGGGAATGGTACCCAGTCTCAACGTCCCCGCCCTCGTCCCAACGCCGGCGAGTCCCAAACAGACGCTGCCCCAGCCATGGGCTCTGCTTCCGCCTCAGTTTATTAGcctccacccagcccccagcAAGTCCCTCCGCTCCAGCCTCCAGTCCCCCTCCTGCCCCGCCAGCGAGCGCCAGGGGCCCTCCTCAGTGTTAGGGTTTCTAAGTCCATGCCAGCGGCCCCTCGTGCGCAGCGGGGGCGGCGTCCGGGTGCCGAGGTCCACCGCAATCTCCGCGCTGGAGGAGCAATCCGGGCGGGCGTCGGCGCGAAGCTGTTCCCTCAGTCATCTGGGGAGCAGGCCAGGGGCAACTGATCGGGGCTGCCCACGCTGCCGGTACTGGAGCTTCCATCGCCCAGGTCACGGGGACCGCAGGGGGGCAAGGCCAGCTCGGGTGTCGGCCCAGGGCCAGAGCCCCCCGAGCCGCCGGTACCGCCGCGCGGGCCCCACTCCTCGCCCAGCGCCAGGCAGAGCTCCTTAAGGGCCAGGTTCTCCCGCAGCAGCTCCTCCTGGCGGCCTTCCAGCTCGGCCAGCTTCTGCCAACAACCGCCTAGATCCTCGCGCACGGCTCGGGATGCTTGGGTCCCGAAGAGCTGCCACTGGCGAGCGGCTCGCCGCCCTCGCTGGCGCTCCGAGTCCAGGAAGCAGCAGAGGTCGCGCAGCTCGCGGTTCTCGGCCTGTAGGCGCCGGTTGAGCTGCTTGAGCTCGCGTATCTCGCCCAGGTGACCCTGTAGCTGCCGATTCACCTCCTGCATGAGGCGGCCGCGCTGCACCAGAGCCGCCAGACGCGCCGCCTCCTCCCGCCGCAGGCGCCGCACCAGCTCCTCCTTGCCCAGAGCCGCCATCTCTTCATCCGTCAGCTCCTCCAGGCCGCCCGTCTCGGCCTCCATGGCTGCTCAAGCCTCTGGAGCATCGCCTGCCCGCCGCCGCGGCCCAGGAGCCCCACGACGAGCTCCTCGCCGCTGGGGCTCAGGCACCCGCTCCGCGGACAGGCTGTGGTAGAGATAGCTTAGGCTGCAGCAGCCGCGCGTGGGTGGGCACGCGGCGGGGCGCGCGCCGGGTCGGGACTGCATGGCGTCAAGGAAGAACAGCCAATCCGAGCCAGCTCCCTCGGAAGGGGCGGTGCCTAGGAGCCGGGAGCAAGGCCCTTCCCCGCCCACTCTGGACCGCGGAGTCCCCGACGCTCGCGGACACTCGGTACCCGCGTCACCGACCTCCGCGGCAGTCAACAGCAAACTAGAAGCTTCGTATCTTCCAATTCGAAACCTCCTCAAGCT contains:
- the FOSL1 gene encoding fos-related antigen 1 isoform X1, with the protein product MFRDYGEPGPSSGAGGAYGGPAQPPATGQQKFHLVPSINTVSGSQELQWMVQPQFLGPSSYPRPLAYPQYSPPQPRPGVIRALGQTPAVRRRPCEQISPEEEERRRVRRERNKLAAAKCRNRRKELTDFLQAETDKLEDEKSGLQREIEELQKQKERLELVLEAHRPICKIPEGAKESETSGTGGTSGTSSPPAPSRSVPRISLSPGPVLEPEALHTPTLMTTPSLTPFTPSLVFTYPSTPEPCASAHRRSSSSSGDPSSDPLGSPTLLAL
- the FOSL1 gene encoding fos-related antigen 1 isoform X2 — encoded protein: MVQPQFLGPSSYPRPLAYPQYSPPQPRPGVIRALGQTPAVRRRPCEQISPEEEERRRVRRERNKLAAAKCRNRRKELTDFLQAETDKLEDEKSGLQREIEELQKQKERLELVLEAHRPICKIPEGAKESETSGTGGTSGTSSPPAPSRSVPRISLSPGPVLEPEALHTPTLMTTPSLTPFTPSLVFTYPSTPEPCASAHRRSSSSSGDPSSDPLGSPTLLAL
- the CCDC85B gene encoding coiled-coil domain-containing protein 85B encodes the protein MEAETGGLEELTDEEMAALGKEELVRRLRREEAARLAALVQRGRLMQEVNRQLQGHLGEIRELKQLNRRLQAENRELRDLCCFLDSERQRGRRAARQWQLFGTQASRAVREDLGGCWQKLAELEGRQEELLRENLALKELCLALGEEWGPRGGTGGSGGSGPGPTPELALPPCGPRDLGDGSSSTGSVGSPDQLPLACSPDD